The Salegentibacter mishustinae genomic interval TCAAAATCTTCGTGTTCAGGGTCAGTACAGTATAGTTTTAATCTAGCCTTTAGTGGCACACTATACGTTAGACCACGCTCTATACACTCCTGAATGGAATATCTTGGCGGGTCCACAAAATAATCTAAAAATTCTAGTACAAATTGATTACGGGTGTCCGTAATTGGGAAGTTTTCCAGGAAGGTATTATAGAGACCTTCATTTCCCCGCTCTTCTGATTTGGTTTCTAATTGAAAGAAGTCCTGAAAAGACTTGATCTGGATATCCAGGAAGTCCGGGTAATCAGGTCTGTTCTTTACAGAAGAGAAACTCACTCTTTCAGTTTGCTTTGCTAACATCAATGGACGGATTATAATTTATAAAAAAACGGGCGCGCTATAGGTTATCCTCTATATACGCAAAAGGGTTTAGACCTTCAGGAGCGAATCCTGAGGTCTAAACCTAAATAATATTGCTTTCGTCAAGCTTATTTAAGCTCAACCTCGGCTCCTGCTTCTTCTAGCTGTGATTTAAGTGCTTCAGCTTCGTCTTTAGCAACTCCTTCTTTTACTGGAGCTGGAGCGCCATCTACTAATGCTTTAGCGTCTTTAAGACCAAGACCGGTAAGCTCTTTTACAAGCTTAACAACCGCTAGTTTAGATCCACCTGGAGCTTTAAGAATTACATCAAATTCTGTTTGCTCTTCAGCTTCTTCACCACCACCAGCAGCACCGCCACCAGCAACAGCTACTGCAGCAGCTGCAGGCTCAATACCGTATTCTTCTTTTAAAATATCAGCTAACTCGTTTACTTCTTTTACGGTTAGGTTAACTAATTGTTCTGCGAAATCTTTTAAATCTGCCATTTTCTATCGTTTTTAAAAAGTTCTTTAAATTTATATTTGTTAAAAAGTGCGTACTAGGTTATCCTTCCTTTTCAGAAAGTGTTTTAAGAATTCCAGATAATTTACCACCACCAGACTTAAGTGCTGAAATAACATTCTTAGCAGGTGATTGTAACAATCCAACGATATCCCCAATAACTTCTTCTTTAGATTTGATGTTAACCAAGGTATCAAGGTAGTCATCACCTACATAAATTCCTTCATCAACAAACGCACCTTTAAGAAGTGGCTTCTCGTTTTTCTTTCTGAATTCTTTAATTACTTTAGCTGGTGCATTACCAACCTCAGAAAACATTATGGATGTATTGCCTTTTAAAACTGAAGGAAGTTCTCCAAATTCTTTATCTGAAGCTTCCATAGCTTTAGCAAGCAATGTATTTTTAACTACAGCCAGCTTTACGTTAGCTTTAAAACAAGCTCTACGTAAGTTTGAAGTTGTTCCGGCATCAAGGCCAGATATATCTGCTAAATAAACAACAGAATTATCTGTTAACTGGGCAGTTAAATCTTCAATTACTATTGATTTTTCTT includes:
- the rplJ gene encoding 50S ribosomal protein L10, which gives rise to MTREEKSIVIEDLTAQLTDNSVVYLADISGLDAGTTSNLRRACFKANVKLAVVKNTLLAKAMEASDKEFGELPSVLKGNTSIMFSEVGNAPAKVIKEFRKKNEKPLLKGAFVDEGIYVGDDYLDTLVNIKSKEEVIGDIVGLLQSPAKNVISALKSGGGKLSGILKTLSEKEG
- the rplL gene encoding 50S ribosomal protein L7/L12: MADLKDFAEQLVNLTVKEVNELADILKEEYGIEPAAAAVAVAGGGAAGGGEEAEEQTEFDVILKAPGGSKLAVVKLVKELTGLGLKDAKALVDGAPAPVKEGVAKDEAEALKSQLEEAGAEVELK